In Robbsia sp. KACC 23696, a single window of DNA contains:
- a CDS encoding multidrug effflux MFS transporter: protein MRTESQSSSVKSSSLRLVVICGVLTAFPSMSIDMGLPGFADMAATFGVSVEHVSQTLAVFFFGFSASPLIYGPLSDRVGRRPVLLSACFVYAIASILATTTSSFGALLFWRLLQGAGAGAASVLAITVIRDHRQGASARRLLSYAAVVRIIGPTTAPSIGNLLLLLGSWRWIYAFMAVGGIVMSLMVAVGLPESSRTKLAALAARALNPSGAGEAAVAASDSVDDTDARKANAPTGSVGASTATASAPPPRAILKDYRLFLSDRLSLAYVLIVGLTFSSHFSYVTGSLYVFVNVLHVSTTKYGLLFGVTALCLMLGSFLSGQLSKRDIAGDALIGFSLCVSVVSAVTMLILATTHLLNVPILSLLLSTNAFCIGMLTPSAQQGAMENAGEYAGTASALMNAITTGLGACASYVEGLLLVWFNTMPAVVMSGLMALFCTSAAAIYFKTVRPATGAARIRTRN, encoded by the coding sequence ATGCGCACCGAATCGCAGTCGTCGTCCGTGAAATCGTCTTCATTGCGGCTTGTCGTTATTTGCGGCGTATTGACCGCGTTTCCGTCGATGTCGATCGACATGGGGCTGCCGGGCTTCGCCGATATGGCCGCCACGTTTGGCGTGTCGGTCGAACATGTCTCACAAACCCTCGCCGTCTTCTTTTTCGGGTTTTCCGCCTCGCCGTTGATCTACGGGCCGCTTTCGGACCGGGTCGGCCGTCGACCGGTCTTGCTCTCTGCCTGTTTCGTCTACGCGATCGCCAGCATCCTGGCGACGACGACCTCGTCCTTTGGCGCTCTGCTGTTCTGGCGCCTGCTCCAGGGCGCCGGCGCGGGCGCCGCATCTGTGCTTGCCATCACGGTCATCCGCGATCACCGTCAGGGCGCCAGCGCCCGCAGGCTGCTTTCCTACGCGGCGGTCGTGCGGATCATCGGGCCGACCACGGCACCGTCGATCGGCAACCTGCTCCTGCTTCTCGGCAGTTGGCGCTGGATCTATGCGTTCATGGCGGTGGGCGGCATCGTCATGTCGCTGATGGTTGCCGTTGGCCTTCCCGAATCATCGCGGACGAAACTGGCGGCCCTCGCGGCGCGCGCCTTGAATCCGAGCGGTGCGGGCGAAGCCGCGGTGGCGGCATCGGACAGCGTCGACGATACCGACGCACGGAAGGCGAACGCTCCCACGGGGAGCGTCGGCGCGTCGACGGCCACCGCGTCTGCTCCGCCGCCGCGCGCCATATTGAAGGACTATCGACTGTTCCTGTCCGACAGGCTGAGCCTCGCCTATGTGCTGATCGTCGGCCTGACCTTCTCCAGTCATTTCTCCTACGTCACCGGCTCGCTGTATGTATTCGTCAACGTGCTGCATGTCTCGACGACGAAATATGGCCTGTTGTTCGGCGTCACGGCTTTATGCCTGATGCTCGGCTCCTTCCTGAGCGGCCAACTTTCGAAACGCGATATAGCAGGCGATGCGCTGATCGGCTTCTCGCTCTGCGTGTCCGTCGTGTCGGCCGTAACGATGTTGATCCTCGCGACGACGCATCTGCTGAACGTGCCGATCCTTTCGCTGCTGCTCTCCACGAACGCGTTCTGTATCGGTATGTTGACGCCCAGCGCACAACAAGGCGCGATGGAAAACGCCGGCGAGTACGCCGGCACGGCATCGGCACTGATGAATGCGATCACGACCGGACTGGGCGCCTGCGCCAGTTATGTCGAGGGCCTGCTGCTGGTCTGGTTCAACACGATGCCGGCCGTCGTGATGAGCGGCTTGATGGCGCTGTTCTGCACAAGCGCCGCGGCGATCTATTTCAAGACGGTACGCCCGGCGACGGGTGCCGCACGGATCAGAACCCGTAACTGA
- a CDS encoding HD domain-containing phosphohydrolase: MTRWPRPFSLLSKRRLDTHLTLVFGITALLVLLGIVLFVNSRTVSIVDRASQTLFSHMASESGAAVDKSLASVDVLSTLLISDPQDTNYRNASQPSFTERMRVVLDAMPVVSAIYIGYDDGGFVLLRRLSSSVARLNLNAPEAARFLLERIAPASEDPSSRAGVATAAATLTFLDASLHPIRVSRPLSLLYDPRGRDWYRKARAQSAPILTDPYWFYATEERGITFARRLRDGGGVVGIDLSLADLSTQLLRLRNTPGTELLIVDAAGDVLASTDSALMLPRETETPADALGGVEGGDTGFALGGALDDARTADAADLPASGVPGIEAASQAFQPVSTVTSTLGTGRTVAPIVRRMMRAAHDTSYPDNPQRIQLGSDFWTMRVMPVRASGWTFRVVLATPDDEVLTGARRLVVYLEAISLLAVLVLLVVIRFTARRVSRPLVAISKQAEALNAFDFPGAMREQRSSVTEIATLSGALHRAGATLQRFVEIGRTLAAERDPDRLLARLLDETVHATRAEGGVILLTEDDGVHFRIGARTGTQVNAKGTYDAPGGPMNLAMTIAHAFGTEGMVVDTVAGGLGERIRDALQRHAATQLDWPIRWSGRSGDANAERHAAHEGEPLLAALTNGNGPSAAADVPSSRLQVIALRNRSNELIGGLLLCMGNMDADTSGARKRRAAPGDLDLARALAGNAAIALETALLLKSRKALLDGVVRMIAEATDAKSPHTSGHCQRVPVLMQGLAQAACEAKQGPYAHFTLTPDDWEAVEVASWLHDCGKLTTPEYVIDKATKLETLSNRIHEIRTRFEVMKAHAQTDYWRAVASGESESHARATRDRMLASLDDDFAFVANCNEGSESMRPDDLARLQSIGQRRWMRTLDDTLGTSRDERARMERSRTRHRRGSTLPVEEPLLADREEHVIPHEPNALSDREERFGFTMRPLASRMNLGELHNLSIGRGTLTGEERFEINRHITRTIVMLEGLPLTGALKRVPEYAGGHHEKMDGGGYPRGLTRNQMSPIARMMAIADVFEALTAGDRPYKKAKPLSEAFRIMGQMKRDNHLDPDLLDLFISSDVWRDYARHFLLPWQDDAPDVDAVLSITPRADGETLVPA, encoded by the coding sequence ATGACACGCTGGCCCAGGCCGTTTTCCCTATTGTCGAAACGACGGCTAGACACGCATCTGACGCTGGTTTTTGGGATTACGGCCTTACTCGTTCTGCTGGGGATCGTGCTATTCGTCAATAGCCGGACCGTGTCCATCGTCGATCGTGCGTCGCAGACGCTGTTTTCACATATGGCCAGCGAGAGCGGCGCGGCGGTCGACAAGAGTTTGGCCTCGGTCGATGTACTCAGTACGCTGCTCATCTCGGACCCCCAGGATACGAATTATCGCAACGCATCGCAGCCGTCGTTTACCGAGCGGATGCGCGTCGTGCTGGACGCGATGCCCGTGGTTTCCGCGATTTATATCGGCTATGACGATGGGGGCTTCGTCCTGCTGCGCCGGCTGTCGTCGAGCGTGGCGCGGCTCAACCTGAATGCGCCGGAAGCGGCGCGATTCCTATTGGAGCGGATCGCGCCGGCATCGGAGGATCCGTCTTCGCGTGCGGGCGTGGCGACTGCCGCGGCCACACTGACCTTTCTCGACGCGTCCTTGCATCCGATCCGGGTATCGCGCCCGCTGTCGCTGCTGTACGATCCGCGCGGCCGTGACTGGTATCGGAAGGCCCGCGCGCAAAGCGCGCCGATCCTCACCGACCCCTATTGGTTTTACGCTACCGAAGAGCGCGGCATCACCTTTGCACGACGTTTGCGGGATGGTGGCGGCGTCGTCGGCATCGATTTGAGCCTCGCCGATCTCTCCACACAGCTGTTGCGTCTGCGTAATACGCCCGGTACCGAATTGCTGATCGTCGACGCGGCTGGCGATGTACTGGCCTCGACCGACAGTGCCTTGATGCTACCGCGCGAGACCGAAACGCCGGCGGATGCGCTGGGCGGTGTGGAAGGGGGCGATACCGGCTTCGCTCTGGGAGGCGCTTTGGACGATGCCAGGACAGCGGATGCGGCTGACCTTCCCGCGTCTGGCGTGCCGGGCATCGAGGCCGCTTCGCAAGCATTCCAACCGGTGTCGACGGTGACATCCACGCTCGGTACGGGGCGTACCGTCGCGCCGATCGTGCGTCGGATGATGCGCGCCGCCCACGACACGAGCTATCCCGATAATCCGCAACGCATTCAGCTCGGCAGTGATTTTTGGACGATGCGCGTGATGCCGGTACGCGCATCCGGCTGGACGTTCCGAGTCGTGTTGGCGACGCCCGACGACGAAGTGCTGACCGGTGCGCGACGCCTCGTCGTCTATCTGGAGGCCATCAGTCTGCTTGCGGTGCTCGTGCTGCTGGTCGTCATCCGCTTTACGGCGCGCCGCGTCAGCCGCCCCCTCGTCGCCATCTCGAAACAGGCGGAAGCGCTTAATGCCTTCGATTTTCCCGGTGCGATGCGCGAACAGCGCTCGTCGGTCACGGAGATCGCGACCTTGTCCGGTGCCTTGCATCGCGCCGGCGCGACGCTGCAACGCTTCGTCGAAATTGGCCGGACGCTCGCCGCGGAACGCGATCCTGACCGCTTGTTGGCGCGCTTGCTCGATGAGACGGTGCATGCCACGCGCGCGGAGGGCGGGGTCATTTTGCTGACTGAGGACGACGGCGTGCATTTTCGCATTGGCGCGCGTACCGGCACGCAGGTGAATGCCAAGGGCACGTATGACGCCCCGGGCGGCCCGATGAATCTCGCCATGACGATCGCCCATGCGTTCGGGACGGAAGGGATGGTCGTCGATACCGTTGCCGGGGGCCTGGGCGAGCGGATACGCGATGCGCTGCAGCGGCATGCGGCCACGCAATTGGATTGGCCGATTCGGTGGTCCGGCCGTTCCGGCGACGCGAACGCCGAGCGTCACGCGGCGCACGAAGGGGAACCGCTGCTGGCGGCGTTGACGAACGGAAACGGGCCCAGCGCCGCGGCGGACGTGCCGTCGTCACGACTGCAGGTCATCGCCTTGCGAAACCGCTCGAACGAGTTGATCGGCGGATTGCTGCTCTGCATGGGCAACATGGATGCCGACACATCGGGCGCGCGCAAGCGGCGCGCCGCGCCGGGTGACCTCGATCTGGCGCGCGCGCTTGCCGGCAATGCCGCGATCGCGTTGGAAACGGCGCTCTTGTTGAAGTCCCGTAAGGCATTGCTCGACGGCGTGGTACGGATGATCGCGGAGGCCACCGACGCGAAGTCGCCGCATACGAGCGGGCATTGCCAGCGCGTGCCGGTATTGATGCAAGGGCTGGCGCAAGCGGCCTGCGAGGCAAAGCAGGGCCCCTATGCCCATTTCACGTTGACCCCGGATGATTGGGAGGCGGTGGAAGTGGCGAGCTGGCTGCACGATTGCGGCAAGCTGACGACGCCGGAATACGTAATCGACAAGGCGACTAAGCTGGAGACGCTGTCGAATCGCATCCACGAGATTCGGACGCGTTTCGAGGTGATGAAGGCGCACGCGCAGACCGACTATTGGCGCGCGGTGGCCAGCGGTGAATCGGAGTCGCATGCGCGGGCGACGCGTGACCGGATGCTGGCATCGCTGGACGACGATTTCGCGTTCGTCGCGAACTGCAACGAAGGCAGTGAGTCGATGCGCCCCGACGATCTGGCGCGTTTGCAATCGATCGGGCAACGTCGCTGGATGCGCACGCTCGACGATACATTGGGCACGTCGCGCGACGAGCGGGCGCGGATGGAGCGAAGTCGTACGCGGCATCGCCGCGGCTCGACGCTGCCAGTGGAAGAGCCTTTGCTGGCGGATCGCGAGGAACATGTCATTCCGCATGAGCCGAATGCACTGAGCGACCGCGAGGAGCGGTTCGGCTTTACGATGCGGCCGCTGGCGAGCCGTATGAATCTGGGCGAACTGCATAATCTGTCGATCGGGCGCGGTACGTTGACGGGGGAAGAGCGTTTCGAGATCAATCGCCACATCACGCGGACGATCGTCATGCTCGAAGGCTTGCCGCTGACGGGGGCGCTGAAGCGTGTACCGGAATACGCCGGCGGCCATCATGAAAAGATGGATGGCGGCGGTTATCCCCGGGGACTGACGCGCAATCAGATGAGCCCGATTGCGCGCATGATGGCGATTGCCGATGTGTTCGAGGCGTTGACCGCGGGCGATCGACCGTACAAGAAAGCCAAGCCTTTGAGCGAGGCGTTCCGGATCATGGGGCAGATGAAGCGCGACAACCACCTCGATCCGGATCTCCTCGATCTCTTTATTTCCTCCGATGTCTGGCGTGACTATGCGAGACACTTTCTGCTGCCCTGGCAGGACGATGCGCCAGATGTGGACGCGGTCTTGTCGATTACGCCCCGTGCGGACGGGGAGACGCTGGTGCCGGCGTGA
- a CDS encoding MBL fold metallo-hydrolase yields MSDGKPFYASRRAFMTASCMCVGSTLFGSLLPVGSAYADDLPHTDAPGYHRLQVGSVKVTVVSDGQGPMPAMQLLQGRKDLIEQALRSQSLGETVLTSHNAFVIDNGVKVVLVDAGGGSLIGPNFGKLQANLAAAGYAPEQISEVLLTHLHTDHAGGLMNGNQRAFPNAIVRVSRADADFWLSPTQRAAAPEAGKRGFDFAMASLTPYHKAKKLALFDGETALGNGITARPAYGHTPGHTMYEVTSDGQQMLLWGDIVHVAAVQFPHPEVAIGYDSNKDEARMQHWRMFSELAKSGQLVGGAHLPFPGIGHVRDGGDAGYVFEAVA; encoded by the coding sequence ATGAGTGATGGAAAACCGTTTTACGCATCGCGCCGCGCTTTTATGACGGCTTCGTGTATGTGTGTGGGGAGTACGTTGTTCGGATCGCTGTTGCCGGTCGGCAGCGCTTATGCGGACGATCTGCCGCATACCGACGCGCCGGGGTATCACCGATTGCAGGTGGGCAGCGTGAAAGTGACGGTTGTGTCGGACGGTCAGGGCCCGATGCCCGCCATGCAACTGTTGCAGGGCCGAAAAGATCTCATCGAACAAGCATTGCGCAGCCAATCGCTGGGCGAGACGGTGCTGACCTCCCATAACGCGTTCGTCATCGATAACGGCGTGAAGGTCGTGCTCGTGGATGCAGGTGGCGGCTCGCTTATCGGCCCCAACTTCGGAAAATTGCAGGCGAATCTCGCCGCAGCCGGGTATGCGCCAGAGCAGATTTCGGAAGTGCTGCTGACGCATTTACATACCGATCACGCCGGCGGTTTGATGAATGGCAATCAACGCGCTTTCCCGAACGCGATTGTCAGGGTGAGTCGCGCGGATGCGGATTTCTGGCTGAGCCCCACGCAACGGGCGGCCGCGCCCGAGGCCGGGAAGCGCGGCTTCGATTTCGCCATGGCATCGCTGACGCCCTATCACAAGGCAAAGAAGCTGGCCTTGTTCGACGGCGAGACGGCGCTTGGAAACGGCATCACCGCCAGACCGGCTTATGGGCACACGCCCGGTCACACGATGTACGAAGTGACGAGCGACGGGCAGCAGATGCTGCTCTGGGGCGATATCGTGCATGTGGCAGCGGTGCAATTTCCGCACCCCGAGGTCGCGATCGGATACGACTCTAATAAGGACGAGGCCCGTATGCAGCACTGGAGAATGTTCAGCGAACTGGCTAAAAGCGGCCAATTGGTCGGCGGTGCCCACTTGCCGTTCCCCGGCATCGGTCACGTTCGGGACGGCGGCGACGCCGGCTATGTCTTCGAGGCGGTGGCGTAG
- a CDS encoding antibiotic biosynthesis monooxygenase — protein sequence MDNSESSGIVTTIISHEIALGAESRYEAWLTEIRVACMAFPGYLSTDVIRPVSGLTNYTVIIRFASFAELSGWMESTQRREMLAKMSPFLPKGDRYETRTGLEFWFTPKDAPVKHPTRWKQWLLTWSAIFPLTVVIPYLLRPLFTVVPLLGTLLLSRAIVAAAVVAMMVYVVMPRYTKLVSKWLFD from the coding sequence GTGGACAACAGTGAATCAAGTGGCATCGTCACCACGATCATCTCGCATGAAATTGCGCTGGGCGCAGAAAGCCGGTACGAAGCCTGGCTGACCGAGATACGGGTGGCCTGCATGGCATTCCCGGGATATTTATCGACCGATGTAATACGGCCTGTATCCGGCTTGACGAACTATACGGTCATAATCCGTTTCGCCAGCTTTGCAGAGCTTAGCGGGTGGATGGAATCGACGCAGCGTAGGGAAATGCTCGCGAAAATGTCGCCCTTTCTGCCCAAGGGCGATCGCTACGAGACGCGTACGGGGTTGGAGTTCTGGTTCACGCCGAAAGACGCGCCCGTCAAACATCCGACAAGATGGAAGCAATGGTTGCTGACCTGGTCCGCTATCTTCCCGTTGACCGTGGTGATTCCCTATCTTCTCAGGCCGCTATTTACCGTCGTGCCCCTGTTGGGAACGCTGCTGTTGAGTCGTGCCATCGTCGCGGCCGCCGTTGTCGCGATGATGGTGTATGTCGTCATGCCGCGCTACACGAAACTTGTCTCGAAATGGCTCTTTGATTGA
- a CDS encoding TetR/AcrR family transcriptional regulator, translating to MNFVNMVTDKPRSRGRPRQFDLDEAVAVAQQMFHTRGFDAVNITDLTDALGINPPSFYAAFGNKAGLYTRVLARYAARDAVPLSDLLRDDRPVAECLGAVLEEAARRYAASPDARGCLALEGMHSTDSDVHNASCAAKAAAENVIRRYIAARHRQSADALTDFVSTTMAGLSAQSRNGYDLSRLLATARLARLALTHALSDEGCGE from the coding sequence ATGAATTTTGTAAATATGGTTACAGATAAGCCGAGATCGCGCGGACGGCCTCGCCAGTTCGATCTCGACGAAGCCGTCGCTGTCGCGCAGCAAATGTTTCACACTCGTGGATTCGACGCGGTCAACATCACCGATTTGACCGATGCGCTCGGCATCAATCCGCCCAGCTTCTATGCCGCGTTCGGCAACAAGGCCGGCCTCTATACGCGCGTGCTTGCGCGCTATGCCGCCAGGGATGCGGTGCCTTTGTCGGATCTTCTGCGGGACGACCGTCCGGTGGCCGAGTGCCTAGGCGCAGTGCTCGAGGAGGCCGCACGACGATACGCGGCGAGTCCCGATGCGCGCGGCTGTTTGGCGTTGGAGGGGATGCACAGCACGGATTCGGATGTCCACAATGCCAGTTGCGCGGCCAAGGCTGCCGCGGAGAACGTCATTCGCCGTTACATTGCCGCCCGCCATCGTCAGTCCGCGGACGCACTGACGGATTTCGTCAGCACTACCATGGCGGGCCTCTCCGCCCAGTCTCGCAACGGCTATGACCTGAGTCGCCTGCTCGCCACGGCCCGCCTCGCACGCCTGGCGTTGACGCATGCGCTATCGGACGAGGGATGCGGGGAATAG
- the bdcA gene encoding SDR family oxidoreductase, which yields MSAFKGKTVLVLGGSRGIGAAIVRRFSAEGAAVTFTYAGSRQAAEQLASDTGSTAVVTDSADRDAVIAQVRASGPLDILVVNAGIAVFGDALEQDPDVIDRLLRINVHAPYHAAVEAARQMPEGGRIIVIGSVNGDRMPIPGMASYALSKSALQGLARGLARDFGPRGITINVVQPGPIDTEANPADGPMKDLMHSFMALKRHGRSDEVASMVAWLAGPEAGFVTGAMHTIDGGFGA from the coding sequence ATGTCCGCATTCAAAGGAAAGACCGTCTTGGTCCTAGGCGGAAGCCGGGGAATTGGTGCCGCGATCGTGCGTCGTTTCTCGGCGGAAGGCGCGGCGGTCACGTTTACTTATGCCGGGTCGCGCCAAGCGGCGGAACAACTGGCGAGCGACACTGGCAGTACGGCAGTGGTGACAGACAGTGCCGATCGTGACGCGGTGATCGCCCAGGTGCGAGCGAGCGGCCCCCTGGACATTTTGGTCGTGAACGCGGGGATCGCCGTATTCGGCGACGCATTGGAGCAGGACCCCGACGTCATCGACAGGCTCCTCCGGATCAATGTGCACGCGCCCTATCATGCCGCGGTCGAAGCGGCACGGCAAATGCCCGAAGGCGGGCGCATTATCGTAATCGGATCAGTCAATGGCGACAGAATGCCTATTCCCGGCATGGCGTCCTACGCACTGAGCAAATCGGCGCTGCAGGGTCTTGCGCGCGGATTAGCGCGCGATTTCGGGCCGCGTGGCATCACGATCAATGTCGTCCAGCCCGGGCCCATCGACACCGAAGCGAACCCCGCCGACGGCCCGATGAAAGATCTGATGCACAGCTTCATGGCGCTCAAACGACACGGTCGCTCGGATGAAGTCGCATCGATGGTCGCGTGGCTCGCAGGCCCGGAAGCCGGCTTCGTGACAGGTGCGATGCACACGATCGATGGCGGTTTTGGTGCCTAG
- a CDS encoding SRPBCC domain-containing protein: protein MHEISWPEGYLPGTTDNFVSNEMIIAGLQASDVWPFLENAPLWPTYYANSADVRFYDGKGPLLENGARFFFSTFGFPVEAQCNEFVAPTATTPGRVAWHGWAGETGTPERLDVHHAWLIEDLSGGRVRILTQETQKGGPAADLAKARPNPMLNGHQEWLDGLIDAARKRKQ from the coding sequence ATGCACGAAATCTCTTGGCCCGAGGGCTATTTGCCCGGCACCACCGACAACTTCGTATCGAACGAGATGATTATCGCGGGGCTGCAGGCCAGCGACGTCTGGCCCTTTCTCGAAAATGCACCGCTGTGGCCGACCTACTACGCCAATTCCGCCGACGTACGCTTTTACGACGGCAAGGGCCCGCTGCTCGAAAACGGCGCGCGTTTCTTTTTCAGCACGTTTGGCTTTCCTGTCGAAGCGCAATGTAATGAATTCGTAGCGCCGACTGCAACGACACCGGGCCGTGTCGCCTGGCACGGCTGGGCCGGCGAAACGGGCACGCCAGAACGCCTCGACGTGCACCACGCCTGGCTGATCGAAGATCTGTCCGGCGGTCGCGTGCGCATTCTGACGCAAGAAACGCAAAAAGGCGGCCCGGCAGCGGATTTGGCAAAGGCACGCCCCAACCCGATGCTGAACGGTCATCAGGAATGGCTGGACGGCCTCATCGACGCTGCACGCAAGCGCAAGCAATAA
- a CDS encoding LysR family transcriptional regulator: MIDLNLLKTMDALLDERNVTRAAQRLSLTQPAVSAMLTRLRESFGDPLFIRTQRGIVPTARALALEGPIKKMLADVEAMLQPPSFDPSTAAMTLTIAATDYALSAVVVPFLSALRERAPDIRTVVLPVNPERLHEQFQRGEVDLALITPETTPPDLHARRLFDEQYVCMMRAGHPDAKQPALSLDRFCALDHALVSYTGGGVSGVTDEALARVGRARRVTVSVTSFLVLPHILRTSDLIAVVPKRLSIGVPDVAVFAPPVDVPGFTKTVAWHERTHHAPSHRWIREVLLRTCTSGA; the protein is encoded by the coding sequence ATGATCGACTTGAACTTGCTGAAGACGATGGATGCGCTGCTCGACGAGCGAAACGTGACCCGTGCGGCGCAACGGCTGTCGCTCACGCAGCCGGCGGTCAGCGCCATGCTGACGCGTTTGCGCGAAAGTTTTGGCGACCCCTTGTTCATACGCACCCAGCGCGGCATCGTGCCCACGGCACGGGCGTTGGCACTGGAGGGTCCGATAAAGAAGATGCTGGCTGACGTCGAGGCAATGCTTCAGCCACCATCCTTCGATCCGTCCACTGCGGCAATGACGTTGACGATCGCGGCGACCGACTACGCGCTGAGCGCTGTCGTCGTGCCATTCTTGAGCGCGCTGCGCGAACGGGCGCCCGATATCAGGACAGTTGTGCTGCCGGTCAATCCCGAGCGTCTGCACGAACAGTTCCAACGCGGCGAAGTCGACCTGGCGCTGATCACCCCGGAAACGACGCCGCCGGATCTACACGCGCGCCGTTTATTCGACGAACAATATGTCTGCATGATGCGCGCCGGCCATCCCGATGCGAAACAGCCCGCGCTGTCCTTGGATCGCTTTTGTGCGCTCGATCATGCACTGGTTTCCTACACCGGCGGGGGCGTGTCGGGAGTGACCGACGAGGCGTTGGCGAGAGTGGGGCGTGCGCGCCGCGTCACGGTCTCGGTGACCAGTTTTTTGGTACTGCCGCATATCCTCCGAACCAGCGATTTGATCGCGGTCGTCCCAAAACGCTTATCGATCGGCGTGCCGGATGTCGCCGTATTCGCGCCGCCGGTGGACGTGCCGGGTTTCACGAAAACCGTCGCCTGGCATGAGCGTACGCATCACGCGCCGAGTCATCGCTGGATTCGCGAGGTGCTGCTACGAACGTGTACGTCGGGCGCATGA